Below is a genomic region from Methyloceanibacter stevinii.
TTGACGGCGCCAGCGGACTACATTGCCCTGAGTACATCGCCCGTATGAAGCGCTATGCGGATCTGGTGTTGGGGCCGGGCGTCGAATGGGCAGGGCCCGCCGAGTGACTTCGCACCTTAGGTTCGGACCGAATCGCTCAGGTCTTGTGGTGCCCCAGGCCGGACTCGAACCAGCACGCCCTTGCGGACAACAGATTTTGAGTCTGTCGCGTCTACCATTCCGCCACTGGGGCCAAGGGGGCGGAACATGGGCCAAGGCCCGCGCCGGGTCAATATCTTCGGATTCGCCAAAGCGGCATCGGCTCGTTTCGCCGCAGCCCTTCATCCGCGGCGATAGACAGGCGATGCGCGCACCGCTAAAGGAAGCGCCATGCTGAAGCGCGCGTACGACAAGATGATGGATCTCGCGGCGCACCGGAACGCGCCCTGGGCGCTTGCGGGGGTGTCTTTTATCGAGAGTTCGGTTTTCCCGCTCCCCCCGGACATCATGCTGATTCCGATGGTACTGGCGGAGCGGCGCAAGGCCTGGCTCTTTGCCACCATCGCCACCATCGCCTCCGTGCTGGGGGGCATCTTCGGCTACATCATAGGCTACTTCCTGTTCGATACGATCGGTCAGCCGATCCTGAACTTCTACGGCTACGGGGAGAAGTTCGAGGACTTCGCCGCCCGCTACAACGATTATGGCGCCTGGATCGTGTTCATCGCTGGCGTGACGCCCTTTCCATACAAGGTCATCACGATCGCCAGCGGCGTGACGCAGTTGAACTTCTTCGTGTTCATGGTCGCCAGTGTCGCCGCGCGCGGCATTCGCTTCTTCGCGCTCGCAGGCCTCCTCTACTGGTTCGGCCCGCCGATCAAGAACTTCATCGACAAGTATTTCGGCATCCTGTCGGTGGTGTTCGTGGTGCTGTTGATCGGCGGCTTCGTGCTCATCAAATACGTGATGTGACCATGGAAGACACGCGCGACACGCTGGCGGGGCGGATGATGGCGGCGAGCGCCGTTGTGTTCGGCGGCGCGCTGTTGATCATCCTCACCGCGCATGCATTCGAGCACATCGGCGGCTACCCCCCCGTGCCCGCTCTGCCTCCAGGAGCGTTACGCCTATTACTCCGGGGTGCCGGCGGCCGTGGTGGCTTTCCTCGCCGCCCGCGCCGAGAGCTTCGGCTTCACCCGCCTAGTGCTCCTGCTCATCGCGATTGGCTTTCTCCTCAACATGGGGCTTGGCGTCTACCACGCTGGGGCCGAGTGGAAGTTCTGGCCGGGCCCCGAGACCTGCGCCGGCGGATTCGATCTCCAATGGAGCCAAGAGGGCATCGTCGATACGCCGGTGATCCGCTGCGACGAGGCGTCCTGGCGGTTCCTCGGCCTGTCCTTCGCCGGCTGGAATGCGGTGGTTTCGCTGGCGCTCGCCGGGATTGCCCTGTGGGGCGCGACGCGGCGCCGTTGACCGGGCTCTTCAGGGTCTGCTCACGACAATTTCAAACACGTTGATTGGCGGCCGGGTCGGGCAGGCTGGTACCAAGATGGGGAATTTATCCCTTCTTGGAGGTTGAAATGACCCAGTTTCGCGCTCTGTTTGCCGGCCTTGTGGCCGTGTTTCTCGTAGCCGCGGTTCCTGCATCGGCCGCAGAGGTTCAGCCCTACAGCCCTGAGGCGTTGGCCGAGGCTCAAAGTGCCGGAAAGCCGATCCTGGTGGACGTCTACGCTGCCTGGTGCCCCACCTGCCGGGCGCAGAAGCCGATCATCGAGGATCTGACGCAGCAGTCGAAATACAAGAACCTGCTGATTCTGAGGGCCGACTTCGACAAGGACAAGGACGTCCTCAAGGAGCTGAACGTGCGCTCCCAGAGCACGCTGATCGTGTTCAAGGGCAAGGAAGAGCTGGTCCGGTCGGTCGGGTCGACGAGCCCGGTGGCCATCGAGGGTATGCTGGACCTGACGCTCTAGGCGTTCAGCGGGAGCCGCACCATGTTCGCAACACTCGGGCTCGCGCTTTTGGCCGGCATTCTGTCGGTGCTGTCGCCTTGCGTCCTGCCGTTGCTTCCCATCGTGTTCGGCACGGCGCAGAGCGAGCACCGGATGGGGCCGGCTGCGCTTGCTCTGGGCGTGGCGATTTCCTTCACCCTTATCGGCCTGTTCGTGGCGACGGTCGGCTTCGCGATCGGGTTGGATACGGATGTGTTCCGGCTCGTGGCGGCGGTGCTCCTCATTGCCGTGGGCATCGTGCTGCTCGTGCCGCGTCTGCAAACCCAAGTCGCCGTAGCGGCCGGCCCGGTCGGGAACTGGGTCGAGGATCGTTTCGGCGGGCTCACGGGCACGAGCCTGTGGGGCCAATTCGGCGTCGGCATTCTTCTCGGCGCGGTCTGGGCCCCTTGCGTCGGGCCGACCTTGGGCGCAGCGTCCGTGCTCGCGGCCAAGGGCGAGGATCTTGGACAAGTTGCGCTGACCATGCTTGCCTTTGGCGTCGGCGCGGCGTTGCCGCTGATGGCGCTGGGCTTTGCCTCACGCGAAGCCATGCTGCGCTGGCGGGGTAAGCTGGCCGAGGCCGGCAAGGGCGGCAAGATGCTGCTGGGTGTTGTGCTCGTCGCCGTCGGGCTTCTGGTGGCGACCGGCGCGGACAAGGCGCTCGAGGCCTGGCTCGTCAGCGCGTCCCCGGATTGGCTCACCAGCCTGACCACGCGTTACTAGCGGCGGTCCGAGACTGGCGGTTCTTACGGCTCCAGTTCCGTATCCCAGTACAGATAGTCGAGCCAGCTTTCGTGGAGATAGTTCGGCGGGAACAGCCGGCCGTTGCGGTGCAGCTCGAACACGGTCGGCCGGTAGGGCGTCTGCGCCGGCCACATCTTGCCCCGGCTCGGCATGTCGCCGCCTTTGGCCAGATTGCACGGCGCGCATGCCGTGACGACGTTGTCCCACCGCGTCAGGCCGCCTCTGTTCCGCGGAATGAGGTGGTCGAAGGTGAGATCCTGACCGGTCCCGCAATATTGGCAGGTGAAGCGGTCGCGCAGGAAGACGTTGAATCGGGTGAAGGCCGGGTAGAGCGCCGGGCGTACATAGCTCTTGAGCGAGACGACGCTCGGCAGCTTCATCTCGAAGGAGGGCGAGTGCACCGCGTGATCGTATTCGGAGACGATGTTCACGCGGTCCAGAAACACGGCCTTCACCGTGTCCTGCCAATTCCAAAGAGAGAGCGGGTAGTAGGAGAGGGGCCGGTAGTCAGCATTCAGCACAAGTGCGGGGTAAGTCCCCGGTGCGGCCGATGCTGTTGCGACGTTCAAGACCCTCAAGTCCTCTGCTTGGCCCGTCGGACTCAGGCTCAACCTCAGTTGTCGCGGGAGATACTATAAGCACGTGTCACGAATGTGAAGGACCCTAGATGATGTGATTGTGACACGCTCAATCCGCCACCAGGGTGCCCGCAAACGCCTGCTTGAGGAATTCGCCGCCGAGGCGCAAGCCATCGCCGTCGATCCCGTGGCCGATACCGCGGCTTACATGCCACTGCACGTTCAAACCCGCCTGACCCAAGGCTTCGCGGGCCATGGTCATCGCCTCGACGGGGATCACTTCGTCCATGTCGCCGTGAACGAGAAGGATCGCAGGCCCCTCTCCGGGGGGCGGCAATCCCTCCATGGTCGCCAGCGCGCCGGAATAACCGACAATCGCTGCGGGTCTCGCTTGTCGCGTCAATCCCACGGACAGCGCCATCATCGTGCCTTGGCTGAAGCCCACCAGGGCGAGCGATTCGGCGGTCAGTCCCTGGCGTTCGAGTTCGGCATCCAGAAACGAATCGAGGGCGGGCGCCGCGCGTTTGACGCCGGCCTCGATGATCGACATGTCGCCCATGGACAGGTCGAACCATTGGCGGCCCATCGGGGCCATGCCGCAGGGCTCGGGCGCATGGGGTGACACGAAGGCCGCGTGCGGCAGGAGCGGCGCCCATTCACGTCCGAGGGCGATCAGGTCGTTTCCGTCCGCGCCGTAGCCGTGGAGGAAGACGACAAGTTGCTTGGGTGCCCCGCCGGCGGCTGGCGCCAGGCGGGGACCGTCAAGCTCGGTAGTGGTCATGGAACTGCCGGAACCTGCTTTATTGAGACCTAGTCGTCGCCGCCGTCTACATCGTCGGCGGACTTGGCATTGAGCTGGCCGTAGTTCTGAGCGCCGATGTCGCTCAGGAGGCCGAGCTGGGTCTCAATATAATCGATATGGCCTTCCTCGTCCTTCAGAAGGTCTTCGAACAGCAACATGCTGACATAGTCTTCTTCGTCGCGGCAGGCGGCCCGGGCTTCCATGTAGAGCGCGCGGGCGCTGTACTCGGCCTTGAGGTCGCACTCCAGGATCTCTTTGACGTTCTGCCCGATCATCAGCGGATCGAGCTTCTGCATGTTCGGGAATCCCTCGAGGAAGATAATGCGCGTCACGAGCTTGTCCGCGTGCTGCATCTCTTCGATCGACTCTTCGCGCTCTTTCGCGGCGAGCTTCTGATAGCCCCAGTCGTCGAGCAAACGGTAGTGCAGCCAATACTGGTTCACCGCTGTCAGCTCATGCGTCAACGACTTGTTCAAATAGTCGATTACCCGTGGATTGCCTTTCATCGGAACCTCATCTCCATTGTCAGTTTAGAATGGTTATAAGGTAATTTCTCACGCGTGACTAGTCCGCAGGTGGAGTGTCGTCGAAAGGAGATCGATGCGGAAACGAGGCCGCCGACACCGGCCCGTCCTCATCGTAGCCAACGATGAGTTTCACCACCAAGGGCATGCAATCCCCGCATTTCGGCCGTTTGCCGAGCGTTCGGTAGATCAGCCCGGGCGTCAGGACGACGAACGGATCCTTCGTCCGCAATGCCGAGACGGCTTCGTGAATCTCCTCCGAGGTGAGGACGGTGCAAGAGCAGATAATCATCGTGTGTTTCTAGGTGCAGCGCATGCCTTTGTTTCCGGTCCCGCGAGAAGTGGGGCGGCCCAGCCGGCCGCCATGAGCAGGTCAGGCTTCGCTGCTGCCACTTTCGCGCAAGGAAACTGCGGAGTTTGGGGTCTTTAAAGCGGGGGCTTAGGGAATCGTCAACCAAGACACTTAGCGGCCTTTTAAATCATCTCCCCGATGCTCGGGCTTACGAACATGCAAGCTGACTATCTGGTGGGGCAAAAATGCAGCTAATGAAATTCGCGCCGACGTCTGTACGGACAGATCGAAGGCCTGGTCGCGCAACTCGAGTCGGAACGGCAGGCGCGCGCGGCTGCGGAGGCGGCGAACGCCGGGACACTGGGGCTTCTGGACGTGGTCAGCAAGAAGCTGCGCCCTCCGATGGAATCCGTCACGGCGCTGACTGACCGGATCCTGGACGGGCCGCTCAACCTTGCGCAGCGGCGCGACGCCGAAACCCTGGCCCATTCGATGCACCGCATCTTGAGCGCGCTGACCGAAGTGCTCGACTTCAGCACGCTCCAGTCCGGCGAAGCCGACTTTTCGGTGGAGCCGTTCGATTTTCACGCCCTCGTCCGGGAAACAGCCTCCGCCCTGCAGGCTTGCGCCGCGGCCAAGGGCCTGACCAGCAGCGTCGACATGGCGTCGAACTGCCCCCGCTACATCGTCGGCGATGCCATGCGCGTCCGCCAGGTGCTCATGGCGCTGATGGAAACATCCATCAAAGCCACGACCGAAGGGTCGATCCGTCTTTACGTCAGCGTCAACGACGCGGCGTCCCCGGTGACCGTTCGCTTCGACATTACCGACACCAGCCCCGGCATGACCCCGGAGCAACAGGCAGCGCTGTTCCAGCCTTCCACCGATACGTCGCGGTCCGACGGCGGTCTCGGCCTGCCAATCGCGCAACGGCTCGCGGATGCGATGGGCGGTGAAGTTTCGTGCGACAGCGCCATGGGTCAGGGCGCGCTGTATTGGTTCACGTTCAAGGCGCTGGTCGCCGAGCAGCAGACCGAGAACCGTCCGGCGCAGCCGGCCCCGGTCGAGATGCTCGAACTCGACGAGGTGGATGTTGTCGAGATGGGCGTCGTTGAGGCGGAGGTCGTTGCGCTCGACGCGCCGTTGACCGGCAGCCTCGAGGCTGAACGGGCCATGGCGGAGATGCTCGAGACACCGGCCCCGGAGCCTGTGCCCGAGCCGGCTCCGATGCCGGAACCCGAGCCCGATGCGGCGCCGCGCGCGCAGCCCGGCAGAAGCCGGAAACGGGGGAGAAGCGCGACCATGCAGGTTCGCTGGCGGGTCATGTGCTGATGATCGAGGACAACACGGTCAACCGGCTCCTGATCGGAGCCTATCTCGACGAGTTCGGGTTGACGTTCGATGTCGCCGAGACAGGCGCAGCCGCGCTGATGTGCCTGGCCCAGCGTCCCTACGATGTCGTGCTCATGGACACGGTCCTTCCCGACTATCGCGGGCTTCAGCTGGCGCAGCGCATCCGGTCGCAGGAATCGGTCTCGGCGCATGTGCCGATCGTCGCGCTCGCGACGCTGTCGGACACCGAAGACGAGAAAACCTATGTCGAGGCTGGCGTGAACGCCTCGGTCGACAAGCCCATTCAGGGTCTTGAACTTTATGCGGCGCTCGTCCCGTTGGTGCCTGCGCAGAAGGAAGACGCCGAGGAAGAGGATTGGACCCCGGTCTACTAGTCTTCGCTAGCCGGCTTTGGCCAAAGCGTCGACGTTCTCGTCCACGAGATTGACGATCCCGGCCATGATCTCGTTGAGTTGGAAGTCCTTGGGCGTGTAGACGGCCGAAGCGCCGCACTGCTTGAGGATGTTGACATCTTCCTGCGGAATGATGCCACCCACCACGACGGGGACATCGTTCATGCCTGCCTCGCGGAGCTTCTGCACGACATCGCGCACGAGCGAAACATGCGATCCCGACAGGATCGACAGCCCGACGACATGTGCCTTGGACTCCTTCGCTTGCGCGACGATCTCCGCGGGTGTCAGGCGAATGCCGTCATAAACGACTTTCATGCCCACATCGTCGGCGCGCACGGCAATCTGCTCTGCGCCGTTCGAGTGGCCATCGAGCCCGGGCTTGCCGACAACAAAAGTCAGTGTGCGGCCCAGCTTGCCCGAAACTTGGCTGACGAGATCGCGAATCTCCGTCATGCGCATCTCGTCGACAGCGTGTGCCGCGCCGATCCCGGTCGGCGCCCTGTATTCCCCGAAGACTTCGCGCAAGACCGCGCCCCACTCGCCGGTGGTGACGCCGACTTTGGCCGCTTCGATCGACGGCGGCATGATGTTGCGGCCTTCGCTCGCGGCTTGCTTCAATTCCGTGAGGGCCTGATTGACCGCAGCGTTGTCGCGGTTCTGGCGCCATGCCTGAAGCGCGGCGACCTGCTCGATCTCGACCGAGTCCGGCACGGTGAGAATACCTTCCATACCGGAATCGAGCGGCGAAGGCTCGGTCTCGGTGTAGCGATTGACGCCCACCAGAACCTGATCGCCCCGTTCTATGTCGGCCATTCGTGCGGCATTGGAGGCGATCAAGGCCTCCTTCATGTAGTCGATGCTCGCCACAGCGCCGCCCATGGAGTCGATCTTGGCAAGCTCCGCGCGGGCCTGCTCCTTCAGCTCCTCGACCTTGCGGTCGATTACGTCGGAACCGTCGAAGATATCCTGATACTCCAAGAGGTCTGTCTCGTAGGCGACGATCTGCTGCAGGCGCAGCGACCATTGCTGATCCCACGGGCGCGGCAGACCGAGCGCTTCGTTCCAGGCCGGAAGCTGCACGGCGCGGGCGCGGGCCTTCTTCGACAGCGTTACCGCCAGCATCGAAAGCAAAATGCGGTACACGTTGTTTTCGGGCTGCGGCTCGGTCAGGCCGAGGGAGTTGACCTGTACGCCGTAGCGGAAGCGGCGCAGCTTGGGCTCTTCGACGCCATAGCGATTGAGCGCAATCTCGTCCCACAGATCCACGAAGGCCCGCATCTTCGAGATTTCGGTGATGAAGCGGACGCCCGCATTGACGAAGAAGCTGATGGCCGCGACGACCTTGGGGAATCGCTCGTCGGGAACCTCGCCCGACTCCTTGACGCGGTCGAGCACGGCTTGTGCCGTGGCGAGCGCGAAGGCGAGCTCCTGGGCCGGCGTCGCGCCCGCCTCCTGCAAGTGATAGGAGCAGACATTGGTCGGATTCCACTTCGGCACTTCCTTGTTCGTGAAAACGATCACGTCCTTGATGAGCCGCAACGAAGGATCCGGCGGGAACACATACGTGCCGCGCGAGAGATATTCCTTGATGATGTCGTTCTGCGTCGTGCCGGTGAGCTTGGTCCGGTCCGTGCCTTGTTCGTCTGCGAGCGAGATATAGAGCGACAGCAGCCACGCCGCCGGCGCGTTGATCGTCATCGAGGTGTTCATCTCGCCGAGCGGAATGCTGTCGAGCAGCGTCCGCATGTCGCCGAGATGGGAGACCGGCACGCCGACCTTGCCCACTTCGCCGCGCGCCAGCGGAGAATCGGAGTCGTAGCCGGTCTGGGTCGGCAGATCGAACGCGATGGAAAGGCCGGTCTGCCCCTTGGCCAGGTTCTTCCGATAGAGTTCGTTCGACGCTTTAGCCGTCGAATGGCCCGCATATGTGCGGAACATCCACGGTTTATCGCGCACCGGCTTGTCGCTGTCTGTGTTGCCGCTCATAGCTCTTGCTGAAACCATCCCCTGTTCGTGTGCGGTGCATCGAAGCATGCCCGGGGCGTGCGGGCAATATGCCGTTAGAAGGGTTGTAAATTGCCCTGTCGGCCCTTTGAAAGTCCCAAAAGCAGGGGCCGACTGCCGCAGGCGGATGCCCCTCCGTTCGATTCTTCCTCTGGCAAGAGGCGATTCTTTTTGCTAACCCTCCTGACCGATTAAGGCAGCCCTGCCAAAATTTGGGCATTTCCATGTGAGCCCCGGCGCTTTCGGTGCGGGCAGGCCGACACAGTCTGCGGCCCGCAAAGATGTTGCAGTCGCGAGATGGATCGAAGACAATTCTCGCAAATGCAAAAAAGCGCCCCGACAAATAGAGGACTGGGGGGACAACCGGATGAATGAGATGTCGATAGGTGAAGTTTCAGCGGACGCGGCCGCCCCACGCGGCGAAATCAAAGATCTTTACGAGGTCGCGAAATTCCGCCGCTGGGCCACGTGCCGAAGAACATGTACGCCTGGGCAATCCGCCAGGACCGCCACGGTGCGCCGGACACGGCCATGCAGGTGGAAGTCGTTCCGACCTGGGAGCTGGACTCCCATGACGTGCTCGTCCTCGTGATGGCTGCGGGCGTCAACTACAACGGCGTTTGGGCCTCTCTCGGTGAGCCCATGTCCGTGTTCGATGTGCACAAGCAACCTTACCACATCGCCGGCTCGGACGCCTCCGGCATTGTTTGGGCCGTCGGCTCCAAGGTGAAGCGCTGGAAGGTCGGCGACGAAGTCGTCATCCACTGCAACCAGGACGATGGCGACGACGAAGAGTGCAACGGCGGCGATCCGATGTTCTCCACCTCGCAGCGCATCTGGGGCTATGAGACGCCGGACGGTTCGTTTGCGCAGTTCGCGCGCGTGCAGGATCGTCAGCTTCTGCCGCGGCCGCAGCACCTCACCTGGGAAGAAGCGGCTTGTTACACGCTGACCCTCGCGACCTCTTACCGCATGCTGTTCGGGCATCGTCCGCACACGCTGAAGCCCGGTCACAACGTCCTGGTCTGGGGCGCCTCGGGCGGCCTGGGCTCCATGGCCATCCAGCTCTGCGCGACGGCCGGCGCCAACGCCATCGGCGTTGTGTCCGAGGACGACAAGCGCGACTTCGTGATGTCGCTCGGCGCCAAGGGCGTCATCAACCGCAAGGACTTCAATTGCTGGGGGCAGCTGCCCAAAGTGAATACGCCGGAATACAACGCT
It encodes:
- a CDS encoding YqaA family protein, giving the protein MLKRAYDKMMDLAAHRNAPWALAGVSFIESSVFPLPPDIMLIPMVLAERRKAWLFATIATIASVLGGIFGYIIGYFLFDTIGQPILNFYGYGEKFEDFAARYNDYGAWIVFIAGVTPFPYKVITIASGVTQLNFFVFMVASVAARGIRFFALAGLLYWFGPPIKNFIDKYFGILSVVFVVLLIGGFVLIKYVM
- a CDS encoding disulfide bond formation protein B, which codes for MHSSTSAATPPCPLCLQERYAYYSGVPAAVVAFLAARAESFGFTRLVLLLIAIGFLLNMGLGVYHAGAEWKFWPGPETCAGGFDLQWSQEGIVDTPVIRCDEASWRFLGLSFAGWNAVVSLALAGIALWGATRRR
- a CDS encoding thioredoxin family protein, with amino-acid sequence MTQFRALFAGLVAVFLVAAVPASAAEVQPYSPEALAEAQSAGKPILVDVYAAWCPTCRAQKPIIEDLTQQSKYKNLLILRADFDKDKDVLKELNVRSQSTLIVFKGKEELVRSVGSTSPVAIEGMLDLTL
- a CDS encoding cytochrome c biogenesis CcdA family protein, which translates into the protein MFATLGLALLAGILSVLSPCVLPLLPIVFGTAQSEHRMGPAALALGVAISFTLIGLFVATVGFAIGLDTDVFRLVAAVLLIAVGIVLLVPRLQTQVAVAAGPVGNWVEDRFGGLTGTSLWGQFGVGILLGAVWAPCVGPTLGAASVLAAKGEDLGQVALTMLAFGVGAALPLMALGFASREAMLRWRGKLAEAGKGGKMLLGVVLVAVGLLVATGADKALEAWLVSASPDWLTSLTTRY
- a CDS encoding HNH endonuclease; translation: MNVATASAAPGTYPALVLNADYRPLSYYPLSLWNWQDTVKAVFLDRVNIVSEYDHAVHSPSFEMKLPSVVSLKSYVRPALYPAFTRFNVFLRDRFTCQYCGTGQDLTFDHLIPRNRGGLTRWDNVVTACAPCNLAKGGDMPSRGKMWPAQTPYRPTVFELHRNGRLFPPNYLHESWLDYLYWDTELEP
- a CDS encoding alpha/beta hydrolase → MTTTELDGPRLAPAAGGAPKQLVVFLHGYGADGNDLIALGREWAPLLPHAAFVSPHAPEPCGMAPMGRQWFDLSMGDMSIIEAGVKRAAPALDSFLDAELERQGLTAESLALVGFSQGTMMALSVGLTRQARPAAIVGYSGALATMEGLPPPGEGPAILLVHGDMDEVIPVEAMTMAREALGQAGLNVQWHVSRGIGHGIDGDGLRLGGEFLKQAFAGTLVAD
- the bfr gene encoding bacterioferritin; this translates as MKGNPRVIDYLNKSLTHELTAVNQYWLHYRLLDDWGYQKLAAKEREESIEEMQHADKLVTRIIFLEGFPNMQKLDPLMIGQNVKEILECDLKAEYSARALYMEARAACRDEEDYVSMLLFEDLLKDEEGHIDYIETQLGLLSDIGAQNYGQLNAKSADDVDGGDD
- a CDS encoding (2Fe-2S)-binding protein, with the protein product MIICSCTVLTSEEIHEAVSALRTKDPFVVLTPGLIYRTLGKRPKCGDCMPLVVKLIVGYDEDGPVSAASFPHRSPFDDTPPAD
- a CDS encoding sensor histidine kinase is translated as MVSKKLRPPMESVTALTDRILDGPLNLAQRRDAETLAHSMHRILSALTEVLDFSTLQSGEADFSVEPFDFHALVRETASALQACAAAKGLTSSVDMASNCPRYIVGDAMRVRQVLMALMETSIKATTEGSIRLYVSVNDAASPVTVRFDITDTSPGMTPEQQAALFQPSTDTSRSDGGLGLPIAQRLADAMGGEVSCDSAMGQGALYWFTFKALVAEQQTENRPAQPAPVEMLELDEVDVVEMGVVEAEVVALDAPLTGSLEAERAMAEMLETPAPEPVPEPAPMPEPEPDAAPRAQPGRSRKRGRSATMQVRWRVMC
- a CDS encoding response regulator yields the protein MIEDNTVNRLLIGAYLDEFGLTFDVAETGAAALMCLAQRPYDVVLMDTVLPDYRGLQLAQRIRSQESVSAHVPIVALATLSDTEDEKTYVEAGVNASVDKPIQGLELYAALVPLVPAQKEDAEEEDWTPVY
- a CDS encoding protein meaA gives rise to the protein MSGNTDSDKPVRDKPWMFRTYAGHSTAKASNELYRKNLAKGQTGLSIAFDLPTQTGYDSDSPLARGEVGKVGVPVSHLGDMRTLLDSIPLGEMNTSMTINAPAAWLLSLYISLADEQGTDRTKLTGTTQNDIIKEYLSRGTYVFPPDPSLRLIKDVIVFTNKEVPKWNPTNVCSYHLQEAGATPAQELAFALATAQAVLDRVKESGEVPDERFPKVVAAISFFVNAGVRFITEISKMRAFVDLWDEIALNRYGVEEPKLRRFRYGVQVNSLGLTEPQPENNVYRILLSMLAVTLSKKARARAVQLPAWNEALGLPRPWDQQWSLRLQQIVAYETDLLEYQDIFDGSDVIDRKVEELKEQARAELAKIDSMGGAVASIDYMKEALIASNAARMADIERGDQVLVGVNRYTETEPSPLDSGMEGILTVPDSVEIEQVAALQAWRQNRDNAAVNQALTELKQAASEGRNIMPPSIEAAKVGVTTGEWGAVLREVFGEYRAPTGIGAAHAVDEMRMTEIRDLVSQVSGKLGRTLTFVVGKPGLDGHSNGAEQIAVRADDVGMKVVYDGIRLTPAEIVAQAKESKAHVVGLSILSGSHVSLVRDVVQKLREAGMNDVPVVVGGIIPQEDVNILKQCGASAVYTPKDFQLNEIMAGIVNLVDENVDALAKAG